In Candidatus Vicinibacter proximus, the genomic stretch ATCAAGGTGCGAAATTTAAATCTGCCGGCATCGAAAGCAAATTGAATTTGGGGTATATCAATATTCCTGTTTTGTTTCAGTATATGTTTGACAATGGATTCAGAATTCAGGCAGGCCCTCAATTAGGGATTCTCATAAATGCAAAAGCAAAAAGCAATGATGTAAGTGTGGACGTTAAAGATGATCTGAACGTAATAGACTTTGCCATCAGTGCGGGTATAAGTTATGTGCATCCACCTTCAGGATTTGGTGTGGACGCAAGGTATAATCTTGGTTTGGTGAATTTAAATAAAGAAGGATCTGTTACTTCTACCAATAGTGTTGCTCAGATTGGAGTATTTTACCTCTTGGCGCACAAATAAAAAAATATTTTTTAAGAAGAAAGGTTCGGTCAACAGCCGGATCTTTTTTTTTATGCCAAAAATATTTTCGATTAGTTTTAAGTGCTAGATTTTGAAAATTAAAATAAGAGCGTTTTTAACACTTGCATGATAAAGTATGCATCACGTAAATGTCCATGTTTGTTTGGTAAAAATTTATTTAAACTCCACCACAGTAATGGAATCGCCTCCTGATTCTTCTGCAGGGTGTCCAATGGATTTGACATAACGTTGTCCCCGAAGAGATTTACTCACGGTCTGCCGCAGAATGCCACTGCCTTTTCCATGTACGATATGTACCTGGTTTACATTTGCAAGTAATGCTTTGTCGATATAGACTTCCAGCATGGACTGAGCTTCCTGAAGATGCATTCCGCGCAGGTCTAGAACCGGATTAAAAGCTGCCGAACTGCGTTCCAAATCTGACTTAACCGATTTGTTTAATTTGACATCTATATTGGATTTAAGTTTGATCAATTCTTTTCTTTTTAATTTAAAGGTCATGTGTTCTGTAACCACGGTAATCAGGTCTTTTTCAATTTTCTCTACTTGTCCTATCATTCCGTTGATGACTAGTTTTACAGCATCACCAGTTTTCAATGGCGCATTAACATCATGGCCGGAAAGTTTTTGGTATTCGGTATTGATGTTCAGTAATTCTTCGTGTTCCTTTTGCAATCTGATTTTTTCTTGATCGGCTTTTGTTTTGGCCAACTCCAGATCTTTTTCTTTTCTTAATTCTTTGACATAGTTTTCGAGTTCTCTGTGCTTGGAACTTTTGGATTGAATTTCTGTCTGTTTTTGCTCCAGTTTTAATTTGAGTTTTTTATACTCAAATTGCTTTTGTAAATCCTGGTAATTGCGGATGAGTTTGTCCAGTTCGGATTTTTTCTTTTTGTATTCTTCTATCTCCCTAAGCAATTTACTGTTTTCTTTATCCAGGTTTGCCAAGAGGCTTTCAAAGCTTACCGTTTGTTTACCTACTTTTTTCTTTGCATAATCGATAAGATGAAGCGGGAGCTGTATTTTTTCTGCAATTTCCAGCGCATAGGAAGAACCGGGTCTGCCCGTTTGTAATTGGTAAGTCGGAGTTAGATTTTTTTCATCAAAGAGCATGGCGCCGTTGATCAGACCTTCGTTTTGATGAGCATAGGCTTTCAGATTTGCGTAATGGGTGTTGAATATTCCATAAACTTTTCTTCTGTTTAAAGCTTGTAAAAGTGCTTCAGCAATAGCACCGCCTATTTGTGGTTCTGTACCACTACCAAATTCATCAAGTAATATAAGAGTGTCACCATCAGCGGCCTCTTCAAAATCCCGCATATAGGACAACCTTGCGGAATATGTACTCAATGCATCGTCCAGACTCTGATGATCTCCAATGTCCGCAAATATTTTTTTAAATATTTTGAATTCGGAATGTTTGTCTACAGGCACTAGAAATCCTGCTTGTAACATGCATTGCAGCAATCCAACTGTTTTGAGGATAATGGATTTGCCACCCGCGTTGGGTCCTGAAATCAACAATATTCGATTTTTTTCATTCAGACTTAGACTGGCCGGAACCAATTTTTTATTTGCTTCTTTAAGTTTTAAAAACAGGAGTGGGTGTCTTGCATTTTTCAGATTCATTTGATCGGAGTTGGACAGTACCGGCTGTACTGCCTCCAGAGAAATGGCCAGTCGGGTTTTTGCCAAAAGAATATCCCAGTTTACCAACAACAAATAACTTTGTTCGATATCCTCCACATAAGGTCTCATGAGGTTACATAAATCTGCAAGAATGCGGAAAATCTCTTTCCTTTCTTCAGACTCCAATTCGAAAATATCATTATTCAATTCTACGAGTTCCTGTGGCTCGAGGAATACGGTTTTACCGGAATCGGATTCGTCGTGAATGATTCCTTTTATTTTGCGTCGGTGTTCGACCAGAACTCTGAGTACCAACCTTCCGTTGCGGATACTTTCTTCTCCTTCTGCAAGAAAGCCAGAGCTGCGATATTGAGTTACCTGTTTTTTGAAAGTGCGGTAGATTTCATTTTGCTTGTTGCGCAACTGATCGCGGATAATTTTAAGGGCAGGGGAGGCATCATCCTTCACTTTGCCATCTCCTGCAAAAATTTTATCAATGCGGTCTGTAATAAATTTTAAATCGGGAATTTTACTCAGGTCTTTAAGGAGCATTTCCAGATGTTGCCAGGCCAAATGTCCCAGCGCCTGGCTGATCAGTCTAAGATTTTGCAGGATGACTTTGATCTTTACGATGTCCTCTATGCCAAGCGTATAGTTCTGGATTCTAAGGCTTTTTAATTCCTTTAAAATATTGTGGTACTCGATGAGATTAAGGGGCTCACGGACACAAAATTCTTTCATTTCATGGACGCGCTGCAAAGATTCCTGAATGAAATTTCTGTGGGTATAAATTTTACTTTCAAGGATGGATCTCCTTGCATCTTCAGACAATGCATGCTCAGCGCATCTGCGTAAGATTTTATCAAAATCCAGGTCTTTCAGGATGGCACCGGGCTTTAGCAGTGCCTTATTGTCAATTGATGCTTTTATCGTCTTTTGGTCCACCTTTTTTCTGTTCTTTTATCCCTTTCTTAAATTCAAACAAAGTGTCAAATTCCTTTCTGAACGTCACCCCTGCTCCGACACGATGTCTTACGCCTTCTATGGAATCTACTCCTTTGTAGTAAATTCTCATTTTGAGTCCAGGCACGGGTGTATTCCATTCAATGACACTCTCCGGATTAAAATAAGTATTTCCGTAAATTGTTGAGTTGGATACATAATTTCCTCCAAGGGTCACCGCCCACTGGTCGTTCCACAGCCTGTGTTTCAGACTGAATACCACCGCGCCTTCGTTAAGCCTGGTCTGCCCCAATTGGTTTTTATCCACATCGTAATTGATGTTAAAGTCCACACCTGAAATAAAATCCACATCTTCAAATGCTTCGGACAGAAGGTTGGTTACAAAAATAGAAAGCTGGCTGGAAAGGAATTCACTCATGGTATTGATGGTAGTGTTCCCAATACCGGATACCAGACCAAGGTTTGAATTGGTTCCTATGAAAGTTCGGAAAGCAATCAATGCAGCCACTTGCTGGTTTAACTGATCCGGATTTTGTTCGAGAAATCTGATTTTATTGTCGCTGATGGTTTTCAGAGAGCCGGTGAGTTCAGGAAAGGATAAAGTGAAATTGATGTCCGGCTTGAGAAGTGAGCCAGTCAAAATCATCGTGAGATCGACCGGAGTACGTGCCTTTGCGGCTTGCTTGAGATCTTCGTTGTTGACGATAAATTCTTGTAGCAAATTGCTGGGACTTGCCGTAAGCCCCTCATAGGAAGCTTCTATTTTAATAGTAGCGCCAAACGGATCTCCTGTCCATACAATGGTCCCTCCTTTTTTTATTTTGAAGGGTTTGTTTACAAAATTAAAGAGTGTGAAAAGATACTCTCCGCGGTCCACTTCATAGCTGCCTTTAATGCTGAAAGAATTGTCTCTGAGAGAGGCTATTTGTAAATTACCTCTTCCTGTGCCCGTAAGGATGTCACCGGTCTGTTCATCAAAAATTATGGATACTTCGGCTTCTTCATTGATCTCCAGATTCATCCGGACATTCATACCTTTTATGGTAGTCTGGGCTGGTTTAATGAGGATTGCTGTCGTGTCCTTTGTTTTGAAACGAACGAACTTGGTATCTGTTGCCTCCTGATCTGATCGGACGGGAATAACCAGTTTTGTGCCCTTTACAGACTTTCCTGAAATATCCATATCCATACTGGAAGTAGGACCTTTGAAAGTGGCCAGGAAATCGAAAAGACCATACCCATAGTAATACAAATTATTGCCTTTCTTGGTGTCGAGTACCAATGCTTTGTCGGAATTCACGGTGATGTCCATAAAATAACGTGCAAAATTCTCGTGCCGAATGTTGCCATTTACATTAAGAGGATTTCCCAACTCATCTCTGATGATGACTTCATCAAAGAGGATTTTGTTTTTATCAAAAACAACTTTTTGTTGGTCAAAAAAGTATCTGGTGTTGAGATACTTGACCAGGGTCGTTCCATTCAGAGCCAGCAAACTTCCTGAGCCATAGATTACCTTATTCAACATTTCCAAAGTAAACTTTCCATCCAATGTGCCCTTTGTATCGCCAATGCTGGTCATGAAATTTTCGAGAAATGAAACAGGAAATGCTGTTGCATCGAAATCCAGATGAAAATCATATTTCGGTAGACTGTAGCCTGATTTCAACGGCAGGTTAAAAGTGCCTTTTCCATCTATACTGGTTTCCTTGTATTGGTTTGAAACCACAACATTCATTGGTTTGTATGGATCGGGAAGATTAAAATCCACCACGAGTCTTCCATAGGAGTTGTTGTTCATTCTAAAATTCCCAACAGATATTTTTCCATTCAGGTCATTGAGATTATTGATATCGTCTATCGTGGCAAAAGCATCAAAAAATCCGCTTATGTTTACAGATTTGTTGATCAAAAAATCATTGATAAAGGATATGTTGAATCCCTGTATCATTACTTTAAGTCCTTTATTGTTGATGTCTTCAAAACTCATTCTTCGACTTGAGTCAGAGAAAATCATATGGCTGAGCAGGATATTTTTTTTGTTCAAAACCAATTCTGCTTCCGAATGGATTTGCCATTTTTGTCCTCTGAACAACAATTGCGCTTGCTCGAAGCTAAATTTTTTCTGTCCAACACTACTGCTTAGATTTATTCCAATGTCATAATAAGGAATGGTCCCTGAACTGTCTTTTCCGCTGAAGAAAAATTTAAGTTTGTTGTCTTTAAAATACGTATTGAATTTAACTTCTTTGATGTCGAATCTTTTCCGCCAGGAGATGTCAGGAAAGTGAATATCAGATTCAAATTGATTTTTGGTACACTTAAGGAAGCCGGCAGAGGAGTTCATCGTAAAATCGCCTGAAACAATAGATTGTATGGCATAATCAAAGTTCAGAAGTTGGAGTGAAGAATTGTACTGAATGTCTCCTTTGAATTCTTCTATCCGGGTATTGATGTCGAAGAAATTAAAAATTCTATTCAAAGATTTGGCCTCTAATTTTGCTTCAAAAAATGAAACAGATTCATCCTTCTGGTGTTTAATTTCAATTTCATTAAAAAGATCCGGGTACTGCTTATAGAAATAAGTAATCAATTGATCGTAGATGCTGTTCAGTCTGTAGTCGCCCACCATCCCGGCATTCAGAAAGTCAGATTGAAGCGTAGTATTCAAAAGTCCTGCTGTTCGTTTTTGTGTAAAATAAATTTCACCTAATCCAAGGACTCTGTTTTTTTCATAATTATAGAGAAAAGTTTTTTCCACACGTACATCACCATCCAGTTTTTGAAGGTCGGTGTTTCTGAAATTAGAAATGAGGTCTGCCGATATAATTAAGCTGCTTTTGGATAAATTAAGTTCTTTGAGATCCGCTTTTGCGATGGTAGCTTTAAAAACAAAATTTGGATTCGTATTGATGTCTGAAATACGTCCTTCAAAATTTAAGTCCAGATTTTTGTCTTTGATTTTTACAGACCCATCTAAATAATCTTTACTCAGCTTTCCATTGAACCCTATGTTGGAGTAATTATAATTTTTAAAACTCAGAGAGGATACGTTGGCTTCAAGATCGGCATTAATTTTATTTGCACTTAATCCTTCGCCATTGCGGATGTAAGCTTTGAGATTTGTTTTGCCTAGATCTTTTACTTTAAGGAGTTCGCCTATTTCGAAATCTATGAGATCTATACTTCCGGCAAATGTGGCCAGGTCCTTTCCTGGTCGAAGGTTCAGCCTCACGTCACTTCTTACCTGCCCTAAACCGGTATTGAGTTTACCTGCAGCAACAAAGTCTTCAAAGTATCCGTCAAATCCGCCAACAAATGAAAACTCCCCAAGTTTATCATACACTGCGCTTGGTTTGATTTGTGGAAGGATGCTTCTCAGGAAGGCCATGGAGGTGGTTAACTTTTTGGATTTAATATTTAAAAGTTCACTTCCTTTTTTAGTAAGATTTCTGGTGCTGATGTCCCCTTCGAATATAAAGTCTTGATGGATGTTTGCCTTGAAATTAAACAACTTTAAGCTGTTGACCTTACCTGCAATGTCTCCGGAGAATCCAAGGTTAAGTTCTTTATTGCGCACGAAGAATGCATTCGTGGCCATAGTCGGACTGAAATATTTAATTTCATCCAGATTAATGGAATTGGATTTGGAGGCAAGTTGAATAAAGACTTTATTGTTGAAATTTTTAAAATCTCTATAACTGCCATAACTTAAGTAAAGACTATCACCAAGGTAGGATCGGTCTGTCTCCAGGGAGAAATTCTCCAGACTCGTCTTGTTGTTTTTTACATCAATTTTATCTGCTTTGAAAGATTGAATTCTTAATTTTTTGTTCAGCCTTGCTTTGAGTTCATGCAAGACTCCATTTGATTCATAGTCGCTGTAGAAAAAATCACTTAACCCGCCTTCGATTTCATCCACACTGAAATGTTTGAAATCCACATGATCTTTATTCTGTTCTTCAAAAACATCATTGCCGGTACGGTCAAATGCAAAAGAACCTTGATTAAGGTCTGCTTTTTTGATGTAAATAATAAAGGGATTGTTACAGCTGTAAACCGAATCCGGATTCAATTCGGTTTCAGGAGGTATTACATTGGGATCATGTGAGATAAAAACAGATGGTCCGGTCAGTTTAACGGTATTCAACAGAATGTAATTTGCCGGAAAATTCATTTGTTCCACTTTGACGATTCCTTCATGTACAGAATAATATTCTCTGACTCCGGTCTCCCGGCGATCCCGGAAGTGTCTGAAGTTTTTCAGTTTAATATCCGATAATTCAAGTTTGAATTTCTTTTTCGTCGAACTCTTAGATTTTGAAAATTGACGGATAAAATGTGTGAAGCTATTGTCCTCTTCTCCGGCATAACCTATAATTTTTAAAAGTCCGTCATCCAATTCAATTTCCTTTAAGGAGATTTCATTTTTCAACAGAGATCCTAAACTTCTGCTCAATTGAAAATTGATCAGCTTGCTGTAGATCAAAGTATCTCCGTGGTGATCGTAAACCAAAAGATCAGTGATTTTTCCTCCTTTGAAAACATTCAGTTCAAAGGACCCGTATTCTATTCGGTTTTCAACTTTATTCTTTAAAAAACCAATGATGCTGTTTTTAGACCAATCTGTAAATGCCGAACTGGCCAACAACACAAACCCTATAAAGAAAAGCAGCAAAAACAATCCTGCCGTACTCAACAATACCAGGAGAAACTTCCAGAATCTCCTGAAAGCCTTTCTTGCCCAATGTTGTTTTTTTTTCTGCATCTGTAGGATAACTGATTATTGCTGGTTTGGATTTTGAGGCATGGTAGGAATTAACATTAATTTATTGAGTAAGATTTTTATAGGCTTTAAAAATGGCAACAGTCTCTTTGGCTTCTGCCACATCGTGTACACGAAGTATGTCTGCGCCATTCATCAATGCAATCGTATGCGCAGCAATGGAGCCATTCAAGGCCTTACCTGGTTCTGTTTGTAGCGTTTTAAAAATCATGGATTTTCTAGAAAGCCCGACGAGTATGGGCGCATCAAGGATTCTAAACAATTCTAATTGTCTGAGCAATTCAAAATTGAGCTGGACATTTTTACTGAACCCAAATCCAGGGTCAATGATCAGTTGATGTATGCCTTCCTGGTTGAGGAAATGGATACGCTCCGCAAAAAATCTAATGAGATCCGCTGCAAGGTCATTGTATACCAGATTTTGTGTGCTGTTCATGTCTTCGGGTGTTCCTCTCATGTGCATGATGATGTACGGTACCCCGGAACTTTTTACCAATGGAACCATGGCATCATCCAGTCGGCCCGCAGAAATATCATTGATCATGGAAGCGCCCAGTTCCAATCCTTTGGCTGCTACAGAAGCCCTGTAGGTATCTACAGAAATCAGCACCTCCGGAGAGATTTGGCGGGCGATTTTTACAGCTTTGGCAATACGCTCGGTTTCTATTTCGACCGGTATAGGTTTGCTGCCCGGTTTGGAAGAGGCAGCACCAATATCCAGAATGTCCGCACCCTCATCCAGCATCTTGCGTATGCGTTGTTCTAAAAGCGATTCCTCGGTAATGACAGAAGTGCTGTAAAAGGAATCAGGACTTAGGTTTAGGATGCCCATTACTGCTGGATATTGCAGTTTTACCAATTGTCCGGATAGGTTAAAAATAGAATGTGAAGTCAATGGATTATCCTTTATGCCACAAAATGCAACCTCCTCATGGGCGGTGTGATTGCTTCTCTTAAACCGTGCAAAGTTACTCAAAATCAGCCATTTTAAGCCACATAATGGGTTTCGGGCAGGCCTTTATTACAGGAGCAAGAGAACAGGATGTTTTGGCTTTTTTTGGATACCGAAACCATGGATTTAACCCGGAAAAGGTAGTTTGAGGAGATCCCTTTCCCCTTGGATGGCCTTCCCCTACAGGCCAAAGACTTGACCAGAATAGGATTTGATTAGTGACTAAATATATGATATACAT encodes the following:
- the folP gene encoding dihydropteroate synthase, which produces MGILNLSPDSFYSTSVITEESLLEQRIRKMLDEGADILDIGAASSKPGSKPIPVEIETERIAKAVKIARQISPEVLISVDTYRASVAAKGLELGASMINDISAGRLDDAMVPLVKSSGVPYIIMHMRGTPEDMNSTQNLVYNDLAADLIRFFAERIHFLNQEGIHQLIIDPGFGFSKNVQLNFELLRQLELFRILDAPILVGLSRKSMIFKTLQTEPGKALNGSIAAHTIALMNGADILRVHDVAEAKETVAIFKAYKNLTQ
- a CDS encoding translocation/assembly module TamB domain-containing protein, translating into MQKKKQHWARKAFRRFWKFLLVLLSTAGLFLLLFFIGFVLLASSAFTDWSKNSIIGFLKNKVENRIEYGSFELNVFKGGKITDLLVYDHHGDTLIYSKLINFQLSRSLGSLLKNEISLKEIELDDGLLKIIGYAGEEDNSFTHFIRQFSKSKSSTKKKFKLELSDIKLKNFRHFRDRRETGVREYYSVHEGIVKVEQMNFPANYILLNTVKLTGPSVFISHDPNVIPPETELNPDSVYSCNNPFIIYIKKADLNQGSFAFDRTGNDVFEEQNKDHVDFKHFSVDEIEGGLSDFFYSDYESNGVLHELKARLNKKLRIQSFKADKIDVKNNKTSLENFSLETDRSYLGDSLYLSYGSYRDFKNFNNKVFIQLASKSNSINLDEIKYFSPTMATNAFFVRNKELNLGFSGDIAGKVNSLKLFNFKANIHQDFIFEGDISTRNLTKKGSELLNIKSKKLTTSMAFLRSILPQIKPSAVYDKLGEFSFVGGFDGYFEDFVAAGKLNTGLGQVRSDVRLNLRPGKDLATFAGSIDLIDFEIGELLKVKDLGKTNLKAYIRNGEGLSANKINADLEANVSSLSFKNYNYSNIGFNGKLSKDYLDGSVKIKDKNLDLNFEGRISDINTNPNFVFKATIAKADLKELNLSKSSLIISADLISNFRNTDLQKLDGDVRVEKTFLYNYEKNRVLGLGEIYFTQKRTAGLLNTTLQSDFLNAGMVGDYRLNSIYDQLITYFYKQYPDLFNEIEIKHQKDESVSFFEAKLEAKSLNRIFNFFDINTRIEEFKGDIQYNSSLQLLNFDYAIQSIVSGDFTMNSSAGFLKCTKNQFESDIHFPDISWRKRFDIKEVKFNTYFKDNKLKFFFSGKDSSGTIPYYDIGINLSSSVGQKKFSFEQAQLLFRGQKWQIHSEAELVLNKKNILLSHMIFSDSSRRMSFEDINNKGLKVMIQGFNISFINDFLINKSVNISGFFDAFATIDDINNLNDLNGKISVGNFRMNNNSYGRLVVDFNLPDPYKPMNVVVSNQYKETSIDGKGTFNLPLKSGYSLPKYDFHLDFDATAFPVSFLENFMTSIGDTKGTLDGKFTLEMLNKVIYGSGSLLALNGTTLVKYLNTRYFFDQQKVVFDKNKILFDEVIIRDELGNPLNVNGNIRHENFARYFMDITVNSDKALVLDTKKGNNLYYYGYGLFDFLATFKGPTSSMDMDISGKSVKGTKLVIPVRSDQEATDTKFVRFKTKDTTAILIKPAQTTIKGMNVRMNLEINEEAEVSIIFDEQTGDILTGTGRGNLQIASLRDNSFSIKGSYEVDRGEYLFTLFNFVNKPFKIKKGGTIVWTGDPFGATIKIEASYEGLTASPSNLLQEFIVNNEDLKQAAKARTPVDLTMILTGSLLKPDINFTLSFPELTGSLKTISDNKIRFLEQNPDQLNQQVAALIAFRTFIGTNSNLGLVSGIGNTTINTMSEFLSSQLSIFVTNLLSEAFEDVDFISGVDFNINYDVDKNQLGQTRLNEGAVVFSLKHRLWNDQWAVTLGGNYVSNSTIYGNTYFNPESVIEWNTPVPGLKMRIYYKGVDSIEGVRHRVGAGVTFRKEFDTLFEFKKGIKEQKKGGPKDDKSIN
- a CDS encoding Smr/MutS family protein, which gives rise to MDQKTIKASIDNKALLKPGAILKDLDFDKILRRCAEHALSEDARRSILESKIYTHRNFIQESLQRVHEMKEFCVREPLNLIEYHNILKELKSLRIQNYTLGIEDIVKIKVILQNLRLISQALGHLAWQHLEMLLKDLSKIPDLKFITDRIDKIFAGDGKVKDDASPALKIIRDQLRNKQNEIYRTFKKQVTQYRSSGFLAEGEESIRNGRLVLRVLVEHRRKIKGIIHDESDSGKTVFLEPQELVELNNDIFELESEERKEIFRILADLCNLMRPYVEDIEQSYLLLVNWDILLAKTRLAISLEAVQPVLSNSDQMNLKNARHPLLFLKLKEANKKLVPASLSLNEKNRILLISGPNAGGKSIILKTVGLLQCMLQAGFLVPVDKHSEFKIFKKIFADIGDHQSLDDALSTYSARLSYMRDFEEAADGDTLILLDEFGSGTEPQIGGAIAEALLQALNRRKVYGIFNTHYANLKAYAHQNEGLINGAMLFDEKNLTPTYQLQTGRPGSSYALEIAEKIQLPLHLIDYAKKKVGKQTVSFESLLANLDKENSKLLREIEEYKKKKSELDKLIRNYQDLQKQFEYKKLKLKLEQKQTEIQSKSSKHRELENYVKELRKEKDLELAKTKADQEKIRLQKEHEELLNINTEYQKLSGHDVNAPLKTGDAVKLVINGMIGQVEKIEKDLITVVTEHMTFKLKRKELIKLKSNIDVKLNKSVKSDLERSSAAFNPVLDLRGMHLQEAQSMLEVYIDKALLANVNQVHIVHGKGSGILRQTVSKSLRGQRYVKSIGHPAEESGGDSITVVEFK
- a CDS encoding PorT family protein; amino-acid sequence: MKNYLMLTVISIFMIGTLGAQHVNFGFKVGLNLADIVSDDNSETSLKPGLNVGAIAHIHLKNNFALQPEITYSDQGAKFKSAGIESKLNLGYINIPVLFQYMFDNGFRIQAGPQLGILINAKAKSNDVSVDVKDDLNVIDFAISAGISYVHPPSGFGVDARYNLGLVNLNKEGSVTSTNSVAQIGVFYLLAHK